A genomic window from Mustela nigripes isolate SB6536 unplaced genomic scaffold, MUSNIG.SB6536 HiC_scaffold_75, whole genome shotgun sequence includes:
- the LOC132008166 gene encoding major centromere autoantigen B: GPKRRQLTFREKSRIIQEVEENPDLRKGEIARRFNIPPSTLSTILKNKRAILASERKYGVASTCRKTNKLSPYDKLEGLLIAWFQQIRAAGLPVKGIILKEKALRIAEELGMDDFTASNGWLDRFRRRHGVVSCSGVARARSRSAAPRPPAAPASPPAVPSEGSGGGSMGWRAREEQPPSVAEGYASQDVFSAIETSLWYDFLPDQAAGLCGSDGRARRATQRLSVLLCANADGSEKLPPLVAGKSAKPRAGQAGLPCDYTANSKGGVTTQALAKYLKALDTRMAAESRRVLLLAGRLAAQSLDTSGLRHVQLAFFPPGTVQPLERGVVQQVKGHYRQAMLLKAMAALEGQDRSGLQLGLMEALHFVAAAWQAVEPSDIAACFREAGFGGGPNATITTALKSEGEEEEEEEEEEEEEEEEEEEGEGEEEEEEEEGEEEEGAEGEELGEEEEVEEEGDVEDSDEEEEEEEEESSSEGLEAEDWAQGVVEAGGSFGGYSAQEEAQCPTLHFLEGEEDSESDSEEEEEDEDDEEDEDDEDDEEDGDEVPVPSFGEAMAYFAMVKRYLTSFPIDDRVQSHILHLEHDLVHVTRKNHARQAGVRGLGHQS, translated from the coding sequence GGCCCCAAGCGGCGGCAGCTGACGTTCCGGGAGAAGTCGCGGATTAtccaggaggtggaggagaacCCGGACCTGCGCAAGGGCGAGATCGCGCGGCGCTTCAACATCCCGCCGTCCACGCTGAGCACCATCCTGAAGAACAAGCGCGCCATCCTGGCGTCGGAGCGCAAGTACGGTGTGGCCTCCACCTGCCGCAAAACCAACAAGCTGTCCCCCTACGACAAGCTCGAGGGCTTGCTCATCGCCTGGTTCCAGCAGATCCGCGCCGCTGGCCTACCCGTCAAGGGCATCATCCTCAAGGAGAAGGCGCTGCGTATAGCCGAGGAGCTGGGCATGGACGACTTCACCGCCTCCAACGGTTGGCTGGACCGCTTCCGCCGGCGCCACGGAGTGGTGTCCTGCAGCGGTGTGGCCCGCGCCCGGTCACGCAGTgccgccccccggcccccagcGGCTCCCGCCAGCCCGCCTGCGGTGCCCTCGGAGGGGAGTGGCGGGGGTTCGATGGGCTGGCGCGCTCGGGAGGAGCAGCCGCCGTCTGTGGCCGAGGGCTACGCCTCCCAGGACGTGTTCAGCGCCATCGAGACGAGTCTATGGTACGACTTCCTCCCCGACCAGGCTGCGGGGCTATGCGGCAGCGATGGACGGGCGCGCAGGGCCACCCAGCGCCTCAGTGTCCTGCTGTGCGCCAACGCAGACGGCAGCGAGAAGCTGCCCCCACTTGTGGCCGGCAAGTCGGCCAAGCCCCGCGCAGGCCAAGCCGGCCTGCCCTGCGACTACACCGCTAACTCCAAGGGTGGAGTCACCACCCAGGCCCTAGCCAAGTACCTGAAGGCCCTGGACACTCGCATGGCCGCAGAATCTCGCCGAGTCCTGCTGCTGGCAGGTCGCCTGGCTGCCCAGTCCCTGGATACCTCGGGCCTGCGACACGTACAGCTGGCCTTTTTCCCTCCGGGCACGGTGCAGCCGCTGGAGCGGGGAGTGGTCCAACAGGTGAAGGGCCACTACCGCCAGGCTATGCTACTCAAGGCCATGGCCGCGCTGGAGGGCCAGGATCGCTCAGGCCTGCAGCTAGGTTTGATGGAGGCCCTGCACTTTGTGGCTGCCGCCTGGCAGGCAGTGGAGCCCTCGGACATAGCTGCCTGCTTCCGGGAGGCTGGCTTCGGGGGTGGCCCAAatgccaccatcaccactgccctcaagagtgagggggaggaagaggaggaggaggaagaggaggaagaagaagaggaggaagaagaggaggagggtgaaggggaggaggaggaagaggaagaagaaggcgaggaggaggaaggggcggaaggagaggagttgggggaggaagaggaggtggaagaggaggGTGATGTGGAGGAcagtgatgaggaggaggaggaggaggaggaagagagctcCTCTGAGGGGCTGGAGGCTGAGGACTGGGCCCAGGGGGTAGTGGAAGCCGGTGGCAGCTTCGGGGGCTACAGTGCCCAAGAGGAGGCCCAGTGCCCTACCCTCCATTTTTTGGAGGGTGAAGAGGACTCTGAGTCTGacagtgaggaagaggaggaagatgaggatgaTGAGGAGGATGAAGATGATGAAGACGATGAGGAGGATGGTGATGAGGTGCCTGTGCCCAGCTTTGGGGAAGCCATGGCCTACTTCGCTATGGTCAAGAGGTACCTGACTTCCTTCCCCATTGACGACCGAGTGCAGAGCCACATCCTTCACTTGGAACATGATCTGGTCCATGTGACCAGGAAGAACCACGCCAGGCAGGCGGGAGTTCGGGGTCTTGGACATCAAAGCTGA
- the LOC132008176 gene encoding sperm flagellar protein 1 isoform X2, protein MASSVDEEALHQLYLWVDNIPLSRPKRNLSRDFSDGVLVAEVIKFYFPKMVEMHNYVPANSLQQKLSNWGHLNRKVLNKLNFSVPEDVMRKIAQCAPGVVELVLIPLRQRLEERQRLRKQRTSSLQELAPQDGTGYMDVGLSQKARGEGAPDPQGGGQVRGGRPPAPRPPGYGQAVQGGDPSFVLQIAEKEQELLASQETVQVLQMKVRRLEHLLQLKNVRIDDLSRRLQQAERKQR, encoded by the exons ATGGCGAGCAGCGTGGATGAGGAGGCGCTGCACCAGCTGTACCTGTGGGTAGACAACATCCCTCTGTCCCGGCCCAAGCGAAATCTCTCCAGGGACTTCAGTGATGGAG TCCTGGTCGCAGAAGTCATCAAGTTTTACTTCCCCAAGATGGTGGAGATGCACAATTATGTCCCTGCCAACTCTCTCCAACAGAAGCTCAGCAACTGGGGTCACCTAAACAG GAAGGTGCTGAACAAACTGAACTTCTCCGTACCAGAGGATGTGATGCGCAAAATCGCGCAATGCGCGCCGGGCGTGGTGGAGTTAGTGCTCATTCCGCTGAGGCAGCGCCTGGAGGAGCGGCAGAGGCTCAGGAAGCAGCGCACGAGCTCCTTACAG GAGCTGGCTCCCCAGGATGGCACTGGATACATGGATGTGG GTTTGTCCCAGAAGGCCCGAGGGGAAGGTGCCCCAGACccccagggaggggggcaggtcAG GGGGGGCCGGCCGCCCGCGCCCCGGCCTCCGGGATATGGCCAGGCAGTGCAGGGCGGCGACCCAAGCTTCGTCCTCCAGATCGCTGAAAAAGAGCAGGAGTTGTTGGCCTCGCAGGAGACAGTGCAG GTCCTGCAGATGAAGGTGAGGCGTTTGGAGCACTTGCTTCAGCTCAAGAACGTGCGCATCGACGACCTCTCCCGGCGGCTCCAGCAGGCAGAGCGTAAGCAGCGGTGA
- the LOC132008176 gene encoding sperm flagellar protein 1 isoform X3, translating into MASSVDEEALHQLYLWVDNIPLSRPKRNLSRDFSDGVLVAEVIKFYFPKMVEMHNYVPANSLQQKLSNWGHLNRKVLNKLNFSVPEDVMRKIAQCAPGVVELVLIPLRQRLEERQRLRKQRTSSLQELAPQDGTGYMDVCPRRPEGKVPQTPREGGRSGGAGRPRPGLRDMARQCRAATQASSSRSLKKSRSCWPRRRQCRSCR; encoded by the exons ATGGCGAGCAGCGTGGATGAGGAGGCGCTGCACCAGCTGTACCTGTGGGTAGACAACATCCCTCTGTCCCGGCCCAAGCGAAATCTCTCCAGGGACTTCAGTGATGGAG TCCTGGTCGCAGAAGTCATCAAGTTTTACTTCCCCAAGATGGTGGAGATGCACAATTATGTCCCTGCCAACTCTCTCCAACAGAAGCTCAGCAACTGGGGTCACCTAAACAG GAAGGTGCTGAACAAACTGAACTTCTCCGTACCAGAGGATGTGATGCGCAAAATCGCGCAATGCGCGCCGGGCGTGGTGGAGTTAGTGCTCATTCCGCTGAGGCAGCGCCTGGAGGAGCGGCAGAGGCTCAGGAAGCAGCGCACGAGCTCCTTACAG GAGCTGGCTCCCCAGGATGGCACTGGATACATGGAT GTTTGTCCCAGAAGGCCCGAGGGGAAGGTGCCCCAGACccccagggaggggggcaggtcAG GGGGGGCCGGCCGCCCGCGCCCCGGCCTCCGGGATATGGCCAGGCAGTGCAGGGCGGCGACCCAAGCTTCGTCCTCCAGATCGCTGAAAAAGAGCAGGAGTTGTTGGCCTCGCAGGAGACAGTGCAG GTCCTGCAGATGA
- the LOC132008176 gene encoding sperm flagellar protein 1 isoform X1, whose protein sequence is MASSVDEEALHQLYLWVDNIPLSRPKRNLSRDFSDGVLVAEVIKFYFPKMVEMHNYVPANSLQQKLSNWGHLNRKVLNKLNFSVPEDVMRKIAQCAPGVVELVLIPLRQRLEERQRLRKQRTSSLQELAPQDGTGYMDVGLSQKARGEGAPDPQGGGQVRGGRPPAPRPPGYGQAVQGGDPSFVLQIAEKEQELLASQETVQVLQMKVRRLEHLLQLKNVRIDDLSRRLQQAERKQRRMDRFPEPRSHVQRPRMLPKAVPRTTGSALVLPAVGLGGRCPGWVHTLRNRSQPSSEDSGISIQASCLCSGLGRKLPQAAKGDPCLSWELTWDPSRGWRTQQMEKKG, encoded by the exons ATGGCGAGCAGCGTGGATGAGGAGGCGCTGCACCAGCTGTACCTGTGGGTAGACAACATCCCTCTGTCCCGGCCCAAGCGAAATCTCTCCAGGGACTTCAGTGATGGAG TCCTGGTCGCAGAAGTCATCAAGTTTTACTTCCCCAAGATGGTGGAGATGCACAATTATGTCCCTGCCAACTCTCTCCAACAGAAGCTCAGCAACTGGGGTCACCTAAACAG GAAGGTGCTGAACAAACTGAACTTCTCCGTACCAGAGGATGTGATGCGCAAAATCGCGCAATGCGCGCCGGGCGTGGTGGAGTTAGTGCTCATTCCGCTGAGGCAGCGCCTGGAGGAGCGGCAGAGGCTCAGGAAGCAGCGCACGAGCTCCTTACAG GAGCTGGCTCCCCAGGATGGCACTGGATACATGGATGTGG GTTTGTCCCAGAAGGCCCGAGGGGAAGGTGCCCCAGACccccagggaggggggcaggtcAG GGGGGGCCGGCCGCCCGCGCCCCGGCCTCCGGGATATGGCCAGGCAGTGCAGGGCGGCGACCCAAGCTTCGTCCTCCAGATCGCTGAAAAAGAGCAGGAGTTGTTGGCCTCGCAGGAGACAGTGCAG GTCCTGCAGATGAAGGTGAGGCGTTTGGAGCACTTGCTTCAGCTCAAGAACGTGCGCATCGACGACCTCTCCCGGCGGCTCCAGCAGGCAGAGCGTAAGCAGCG GAGAATGGACCGCTTTCCAGAACCCAGAAGCCACGTGCAGAGACCTCGAATGCTCCCCAAAGCAGTGCCCAGAACCACGGGCTCCGCTTTGGTGCTCCCTGCTGTGGGCCTTGGGGGGCGGTGCCCCGGTTGGGTCCACACCCTTAGAAACAGGTCCCAGCCCAGCTCTGAAGACAGTGGCATCTCCATCCAGGCTAGTTGTCTGTGctctgggctggggaggaagtTGCCCCAGGCAGCCAAGGGAGATCCTTGCCTCTCCTGGGAGCTCACCTGGGACCCAAGTCGAGGATGGAGAACACAGCAGATGGAGAAGAAGGGGTGA